Proteins encoded in a region of the Schistocerca serialis cubense isolate TAMUIC-IGC-003099 chromosome 6, iqSchSeri2.2, whole genome shotgun sequence genome:
- the LOC126484996 gene encoding semaphorin-1A: protein MCEERVQRFLGNESHKDHFKLLEKDHNSLLVGARNIVYNISLRDLTEFTEQRIEWHSSGAHRELCYLKGKSEDDCQNYIRVLAKIDDDRVLICGTNAYKPLCRHYALKDGDYVVEKEYEGRGLCPFDPDHNSTAIYSEGQLYSATVADFSGTDPLIYRGPLRTERSDLKQLNAPNFVNTMEYNDFIFFFFRETAVEYINCGKAIYSRVARVCKHDKGGPHQFGDRWTSFLKSRLNCSVPGDYPFYFNEIQSTSDIIEGNYGGQVEKLIYGVFTTPVNSIGGSAVCAFSMKSILESFDGPFKEQETMNSNWLAVPSLKVPEPRPGQCVNDSRTLPDVSVNFVKSHTLMDEAVPAFFTRPILIRISLQYRFTKIAVDQQVRTPDGKAYDVLFIGTDDGKVIKALNSASFDSSDTVDSVVIEELQVLPPGVPVKNLYVVRMDGDDSKLVVVSDDEILAIKLHRCGSDKITNCRECVSLQDPYCAWDNVELKCTAVGSPDWSAGKKRFIQNISLGEHKACGGRPQTEIVASPVPTQPTTKSSDEGTTCPPCSCVCPSSSSAERLDAAAGDPVHSIHQAEFEPEIDNEIVIGVDDSNVIPNTLAEINHAGSKLPSSQEKLPIYTAETLTIAIVTSCLGALVVGFISGFLFSRRCRGEDYTDMPFPDQRHQLNRLTEAGLNADSPYLPPCANNKAAINLVLNVPPKNANGKNANSSAENKPIQKVKKTYI from the exons gacGACTGCCAGAACTACATCCGAGTCCTGGCGAAAATTGACGATGACCGCGTACTCATCTGCGGTACGAACGCCTATAAGCCACTATGTCGGCACTACGCCCTCAAG GATGGAGATTATGTTGTAGAGAAAGAATATGAGGGAAGAGGATTGTGCCCATTTGACCCTGACCACAACAGCACTGCAATATACAGTG AGGGACAATTGTACTCAGCAACAGTGGCAGACTTCTCTGGAACTGACCCTCTCATATACCGCGGCCCTCTAAGAACAGAGAGATCTGACCTCAAACAATTAAATG CTCCTAACTTTGTCAACACAATGGAGTACAATGattttatattcttcttcttccGAGAGACTGCTGTTGAGTACATCAACTGTGGAAAG GCTATCTATTCAAGAGTTGCCAGAGTCTGTAAACATGACAAGGGCGGCCCTCATCAGTTTGGTGACAGATGGACTTCTTTTTTGAAATCACGTCTGAACTGTTCCGTCCCTGGAGATTATCCATTTTACTTCAATGAAATTC agtcaacaagtgacatcattgaaGGAAATTATGGTGGTCAAGTGGAGAAACTCATCTACGGTGTCTTCACGACACCAGTGAACTCTATTGGTGGCTCTGCTGTTTGTGCCTTCAGTATGAAGTCAATACTTGAGTCATTTGATGGTCCATTTAAAGAGCAGGAAACGATGAACTCAAACTGGTTGGCAGTGCCAAGCCTTAAAGTGCCAGAACCAAGGCCTGGACAATGTGTGAATGACAGTCGTACACTTCCTGATGTGTCTGTCAATTTTGTAAAGTCACATACACTGATGGATGAGGCCGTGCCAGCATTTTTTACTCGGCCAATTCTCATTCGGATCAGCTTACA GTACAGATTTACAAAAATAGCTGTTGATCAACAAGTCCGAACACCAGATGGGAAAGCGTATGATGTCCTGTTTATAGGAACTG ATGATGGCAAAGTGATAAAAGCTTTGAACTCTGCCTCCTTTGATTCATCTGATACTGTAGATAGTGTTGTAATAGAAGAACTGCAAGTGTTGCCACCTGGAGTACCTGTTAAGAACCTGTATGTGGTGCGAATGGATGGGGATGATAGCAAGCTGGTGGTTGTGTCTGATGATGAGATTCTGGCAATTAAGCTTCATCGTTGTGGCTCAGATAAAATAACAAATTGTCG agAATGTGTGTCCTTGCAAGATCCTTACTGTGCATGGGACAATGTAGAATTAAAATGCACAGCTGTAGGTTCACCAGACTGGAGTGCTGGAAAAAAACGCTTTATTCAGAACATTTCACTCGGTGAACATAAAGCTTGTGGTGGACGTCCACAAACAG AAATCGTTGCTTCTCCTGTACCAACTCAGCCGACGACAAAATCTAGTG ATGAGGGCACAACGTGTCCACCCTGTTCGTGTGTGTGTCCCAGCAGTAGCTCTGCAGAAAGGCTGGACGCAGCCGCTG GCGATCCCGTTCATTCAATCCACCAGGCTGAATTTGAACCTGAAATTGACAACGAGATTGTTATTGGAGTAGATGACAGCAACGTCATTCCTAATACCCTGGCTGAAATAAATCATGCAG GTTCAAAGCTGCCTTCCTCCCAGGAAAAGTTGCCTATTTATACAGCGGAGACTCTGACTATTGCTATAGTTACATCATGCCTTGGAGCTCTAGTTGTTGGCTTCATCTCTGGATTTCTTTTTTCTCGGCGATGCAGGGGAGAGGATTACACAGACATGCCTTTTCCAGATCAACGCCATCAGCTAAATAG GCTCACTGAGGCTGGTCTGAATGCAGACTCACCCTATCTTCCACCCTGTGCCAATAACAAGGCAGCCATAAATCTTGTGCTCAATGTCCCACCAAAGAATGCAAATGGAAAAAATGCCAACTCTTCAGCTGAAAACAAACCAATACAGAAAGTAAAAAAGACATACATTTAG